In Thalassoglobus sp. JC818, the genomic stretch GGCAGGTCGAATCAACGAGGCAGACGCAGCTCTCAAAGAGGCGCTGGACCTCTACGGTTCAACACGAAACACGAATGCTCTGCAATTCGCAACAGAGTTGTCGATCCTTACGAAAAATTACGATCGAGCAGGCAATCTGGCACAATCAGCCCGAACATTTTCTGATCAGGAAGATGACGCCGCCTGGCTGGCAAAGGTCTTCATGGAGTTAGCTCGTGAAGAGATGGAATCAGGAGCCGGAACGGCAGGAACGAACAGCCTGAACATTGCTCGAGAGCATCTCGACACTGCCCTTCAAATGAATCCCAATGACGAGACTCTCCGAAGACTCGACGTGCTGTATCACCACCTCAAAGGTGATCAGGAAGGAGTCGAGAAGGCGATCGCCAGTGCGGCCGACAATGCAGCTCCAGACGAACGCGATCTGACTTTAGCACGATGCTATCTCATTGTCGGAGATCAGGAAAAGACCGAAGAACATCTTCGAAAGTCGATCGAAAGTAGCGAGGATCCAGAGAAACTCGTGGTCCGCATTCGAATGCTCGCTCAACTGTTGCTCGGCATGATGCAGTACGACGAAGCCATCGCCGCTTACGGACAATTGATTGACCTCGCTTCGACGGAAGACATTCAACCGTCCGTCTTAATTCAGGCTCGACAGTCAGCAGCAGTGCTCGAAGCCCAACATCATGGCAATCCGGGATTCTTGCGTGCCACTCGCTTGCTTGAAGAGAATGTGCCACTGTTCAAGAAAGGTGACGCTTTACTTGAGGCTGCTGAACTTCAAAACTGGCGAGTACTGGCGTACGTTTACATGATGCGGGGAGATCGAGCATCGCAGGAAGCAGCCATTGGCTACTTCTCCAAAATCCTCGATTCCGGAAATGAGTTGAGTCCTGATGATAAAATGAATCTCGCTCGACTCTACGGGTCTCGGAACGACAAATCAAAAGGCGATCTGCTCAACGCCATTGCTCTCGTTCGAGGACTGACGGAACTCGGTGGTACAGATGAGCAGCGGGCATTTTATTATGTGACCCTGATCGATTTGCTGAGTGCTTACGGAGTTCAACAGGGACCTGGTCCAATTCAGGATCAAGCCTTCGATGAGGCTCAACGTTCACTCGTGATTCTGCAATCGATGGAGGAAGACTCGACGATCTGGCATTCACGTCGTGCGAAATTGCACTTCGCTCGAAAGGATTTCGATGGACTTCTCGAACACTTGACTCTGGTTGCTCGAAGTCGTCCCGCGAGTCCGTCAGACGCAGAATCTCAAGGTCGCATTCGCTGGGCGGCCGAGATTTCAGAGGTCTACGGAAAGCAACTGGCCGCTGCTAAGGATGAAGCAAGTCAGGAAGCATCGAAGGAACTTCTAAAGACTGCTGAAGGGTTTTATCAGGACCTCGTTCAACTGAATCCGGCAGCTGCCGTTGATCTGGCTGGTTTCCTGGCACGCGATGGAAGGATCTCGTCTGCTCTGGATCTCGTTGAGGGTGCTAAGGAACAGATTGCGATTGATCGACTCATCGATTTCACATCATTCGCAATGGCAGCTCAACCTGCCGGGAACGATCATGACCGGTTGATGGCTCTTGTGACTTACGCTGAGGAAAACGCAAGCGGTCTCGAGGTCATCCGAATCCTGCAAGTCGAAGCTGGTCTTTATGTGGTTCAGGAAGAGTATGATCGAGCAGCGACAAGCTACGAAAAGATCCTGGAGATTGATGGCGACAATGAAGTCGCATTGAACAACCTTGCCATGATCGAAGCTGTCCATCGCAAGAACGTTCAACTTGCAACCAAAATGATTGACCATGCTCTGGAGATCTCTGGGGAGAAAGCCAACCTGATCGATACCAAGGGGATCGTGCAATTGGCGGCAGGGAAGAATCAGGAAGCTGCAGTGAGTTTCGAAAAGGCGATCCAGTTGGGATCGACGCCGATTCGACGAATTCACCTGGCGTACGCCTATCTCCAGATCAAGCAGCTCGATAGCGCCCGAAACCAGTACATTCAAGCGTTTCAGGACGGACTTGATCCACGGACTGCTGACTCTTGGGATCGAGTCTATCTGAAAGCGCTTCGAACAGCATTCGGCGACTTCGAACAGCTCTCTGCACAAACCGCAATGAAGACCGAGTAGACAATCCAACACTCTCAAGTAGCCACTTGGGAGTGTTTTTTTTTTGAGCATGCGCTTCGATTCGCAGTTCAGCGGGACGTTCTGAATTCGTGTCCCGTATGAACGCTCAAAGCATCCGTGATTAAGTGCTCAAAAGTGCGTGCGATCAATTTTCTAGCAAGCTTCGCAGCAAGTGCATTGCGCACCTTGGGTCAGCATTCCGAATCCGCTCTGCAACTCCAAAACCTTGAGTGATGCGGTCCGCGTATCGATATCGATTGGACGGACTCTCAAGAAGCTTCTTCTGGATTCAATGGCGGCGTCGAATCGGAGGTCTTCGGAGAGGTTGGCATTGCGGCGGGTTCTTCGACAGGCTCACCCTTTCCGTAGAAGTAGCCTGCGACGAGATGTTCTGCCACAAAGAAGACAACGACGAGCATCAGCAAGACCGGATAAACTTCCTGGCCTAAATCTGCTGCATTGATGTCGTCTTTCAGCTCGTCAATGCTTCGCGAGACTTTGTACCTGTCTTCGCCCAATAAGGCATCAAGCTGTAGGTTCGTCAGGCGAGTCAATTCGCTTTCACGTGCGGGAGCATTGATACTGAACCCTCGGACCGGAACACGAGATCCAGCTGCATAGAGTTCGTAGTGGCCAAGTGCATCTAATGACTCGAACGCGATCGTGGATTGACCTGGGGCTGCGGTCCATTGTGTCTGCTTCAAGTCCGGATCACGAAGCAAATAAGTCGATTCGGTCTCCGAAGGCTGAATCGGAATGACCGGAGTGGAGCCAGCTTCGAAGTTGTGTTGAATGTCAGTCAACCGGGAAACGTACTCGGTCAACTGTTCTGTGAACGGGAGAAATAGCCAACTCCAGTCGCCAACTGGTGATGCGATATTGTTCCATGCGCTTCGGTCTTCGGGATTACTGGCATCTGTAGCGAAGATGACCGTGCGGCCTTTTCCATAGCTCCGCTCAACGAGGGCGGGTGAACTCTCTTTATCAGTGAAGTAGGCGAGCACGTTTGATTGTTCGGCCGGTTCGATTTTCCAGAACCGTTTGATCCGCACCAAACTCTCCAGAATGCTGAACGCTCCATAACTTTCGAGCTGACGGAACTTCCAAAACAGAGGATGATTTCGATTCTTGACGAGGATTCGCCAGTCGTTTTCCGGCATCCACGAATCCAGACGGGCTGGAAGAAACTTCGCCGCCTGAGCACGGTTGTACCACGGAGATTCGATGTCCGGATCTCCCAGAACGATGATTAAGCCTCCGCCATTCTCGACGTATCGGCTTAGTTGAAACCACGCATCGTCGCTGAGTCGGCGGCAATTGATCATTGTAATCGCAGCGTAATCCGCCAGGTTGAGTTCTGTGAGTCGACTGACCGACTCGAACACCGGGAGAAATCGATTCTTGCCGGCGTTGACTCCCTCGTAAGGTGCGAGGGCGATCATCCATTCGTTGACATCATCAAACTCTTGACCCACAACAAGTACTTTCGGAGCCGGAATCGCTTCGGCGGAGAAGTAGCGGGTGTTGTCAAACATCAGCGGGTCACTGGTCGCCAGACGCACTTCGCCTTGCAGGTTTTTCTGTTCGAGTGCACTCAATGTTGGGAAAGGCATCCGCACAGGAACGCCAGCATCGATATCCATTTGAAGCTGACCAACTCTCGCGGTCTGGTTCTTCATGTTCTTCAGCAGAAGATCGACACCCTCTTCGCCAGCGTCTGCTCCAGTCGCGGTGACTGTTGTTGAGACTGTCAGGTCGCCACCAACGGGAACAAGCTCTCGCGACAGGTCAATTTCAGTGACGGCGACATTTTGAGGGTCTTCATTCCCGACGTCGATCAGATAGACGTTTACGTCTGGCTGGTCCTTGAGTGCGGCCAACAGCGACGACGAGCCTCGCTCTCGCCACGCCGATTCAGCGAGATCCGTGAACAGATAAACTCTGCGAATGTAACGGTCTTTTCGCGAATCGGGAGCGATGTTGTCTTGGTCTGCTAGAGTTCGAGAACGGTCGTCGCGATGTGCTCGAAAGGCGGACTCCAGACGCCGATCCAGTGAAAGAGTAGATGGGCTGGGCTGCAATCCTTCAATGCGATTCTGAGCGGATAGCATCGTCGATTGAAACAGCACGGGGTTGTCATTTGCCGAATCAGCCACCGCGACCCGACTCCCAGCCGGGAGTGTCTCCAAGTGGTCGCGAGCAATTCGCCGGGCTCGATCGAGCGACGTCTTGCCTTCCTGCAGGTAAGACATGCTGAGACTCGAATCGAAAAGCATCACGCCTGCGACGGGAAGGTCGACTGTGCGGAACGGTTTCGGGTCTGTCAGTTCACCGGAAATCCGTTGCTGATAAGGACAGCCGACAAAGAGCGCAATGCACGCGAGCGTTCCGACGGTCGTCCAGTTGCGGAGTCGATTTTGGCGTTCCTCACGATGGTGAGCTCGGAGTGGTTCGTGCTGGATGCGATAGCGGAGGAAAAAGTAGACCGCGACAGCAATGGCTGCGACCGCGCAGAGCAATCCAATTTCAAACCGGGTCAGCCCATAGTTTGCGGGAGGAAGAGAAGGGCGAGCGATGGCGAAAACGATCAGTCCCAGAACCAGAACGCGAAGCAGCAGCAGCCAGAAGTGCTTGAGACGCATCCTCCGCATACTCTGCTTCCGACGCTGTTGAATGAGTCGTAGAGCAGGAAAAATGAGCCGCTTCGGTTTTTGTTTCAGAAGCAGATGGATAATGATCGGAAGCGAAACAAAACCGAGTCCGAGCAATATTGCAGGATTCAAAAACGACATTTCGATCCGTCAATTGAATTCAGGGAACCTCTGAATCGAATTTTACAGCTCAGCACGATGATGTCACTGCTTCTTTTCGATCAGTCTTCTTGTTCGTCAGTCGCATCTGGAGTGGTCTTGTCGTCGACTTGAGATGACTGCTCCGGATCTGGTTTGCTGGATTTCGGACGGTTCTTTGCCCCCAGGTTTTCCTTCCAGCGACGGGCCTGTCCCAGGAAATCCTTCCGCGAAATGCTGATTGTCGGCAGATTGAGGTCTGCCTCAGTTCCGGGACGACCACCTTCGTCGGGCTGAGAAGCGTCGCTAACTTCACGTTCGAGTGCCTGGAGCCAATCCGGAATGTCGACTCCCGAGCCCCAGCAGTCGTCGAGATACTCATCGACTTCTTCCTGAAGCATCTCGAAGGCGTCCGAGTTGAGCTTTGCTGATCGAGCGTCACTGACAGCAGGTTCGACGAGCGAGAGCATTCTGTTCACAGCGAGTGGTTTCACGAAGCGCTCTCGCAGATGATCGGTGATCGTCGGCATCCGCATTCCGAACAGCTTCTGCAAGCGTCGCAAATCCTGAAGGTGCTGGTCCGCAAGGTCCGCGGTCTGCATCTCAAAAGTTGATTCCCAGACTTCCGCAGCTTCGAGGAGCGAGTTCCGGACAAGAACTTCGTGCACGAGCGTCAGCGGCGTGAGGTTCCAAGCATCGCGATCGTATCTGGCTTCGAGGCGAAGGAATTCCAGCAGACAGTAAATCATCTCGCCATAGTCGGATTGTGTGGTCGTCGTGTTGTATTCCAGGAACCGATCAAACCGGTCGACGATGATGGAATAGACTTGTTCCAAACACCATTCTGCGTGCTCGCGATCGATGATTCCGGTATCGATATCATCCAAGAGCTTCATCGGATGAATCGGATCTTGTTCTTCTTCAAGGTAGTCAAGAAACCAGTCGACTCCGTTGTGAAGAATGGCCCGAACGTTACCTAGCGTAAGATGACTCGCATGGAAGAGTTCGCGTCCGTAGTCCTGAATGAACTCGGCGAGATCTTCCCATTCCTCTTCCTTCCGCATCACATCGACCGCAGAAATTCGCATTGTGCGGCTGTGTTCAGACCACAGCCATTGGTACGGATCGAGGACTCTGCTGATGGCGTCGATGAGATCTTCAGTGTCGAGTTTTCCATGCGCCCAGGTGTGAACGCTGTTGACGAGTGCGTTCAGTGACCCTCTCAGGGCGATGGTGAACAGCCGATCGAATTCGGTAATCGCCTGACCTTTCGGACGCCACTTTCGTTCCATCCGAAAAGCTGTGTAGAGCAGATGCCATGTTTCACGCAGCATGCCGAGTTTGGGCAACTCGCGAAGCAGGAACCTGACAACAGATTGTAGAGCTTGGGTCCGTAAGATCTGACCCGGATCTCCCCCACTTTCGAAGGGGATATAGAGCAACGGATTTCGAGCCAGTCGCGACAAGAGAGATGGGAGTAACTCTCGTACTGTCGATTCGTCACGCTGGACGACGGCACGGTAAATCAACGCGAGTCGCCGATCCTGTTCCGTTCCACGAGGGACCGTCACGGATTCAGGAATGA encodes the following:
- a CDS encoding BatA domain-containing protein, whose protein sequence is MSFLNPAILLGLGFVSLPIIIHLLLKQKPKRLIFPALRLIQQRRKQSMRRMRLKHFWLLLLRVLVLGLIVFAIARPSLPPANYGLTRFEIGLLCAVAAIAVAVYFFLRYRIQHEPLRAHHREERQNRLRNWTTVGTLACIALFVGCPYQQRISGELTDPKPFRTVDLPVAGVMLFDSSLSMSYLQEGKTSLDRARRIARDHLETLPAGSRVAVADSANDNPVLFQSTMLSAQNRIEGLQPSPSTLSLDRRLESAFRAHRDDRSRTLADQDNIAPDSRKDRYIRRVYLFTDLAESAWRERGSSSLLAALKDQPDVNVYLIDVGNEDPQNVAVTEIDLSRELVPVGGDLTVSTTVTATGADAGEEGVDLLLKNMKNQTARVGQLQMDIDAGVPVRMPFPTLSALEQKNLQGEVRLATSDPLMFDNTRYFSAEAIPAPKVLVVGQEFDDVNEWMIALAPYEGVNAGKNRFLPVFESVSRLTELNLADYAAITMINCRRLSDDAWFQLSRYVENGGGLIIVLGDPDIESPWYNRAQAAKFLPARLDSWMPENDWRILVKNRNHPLFWKFRQLESYGAFSILESLVRIKRFWKIEPAEQSNVLAYFTDKESSPALVERSYGKGRTVIFATDASNPEDRSAWNNIASPVGDWSWLFLPFTEQLTEYVSRLTDIQHNFEAGSTPVIPIQPSETESTYLLRDPDLKQTQWTAAPGQSTIAFESLDALGHYELYAAGSRVPVRGFSINAPARESELTRLTNLQLDALLGEDRYKVSRSIDELKDDINAADLGQEVYPVLLMLVVVFFVAEHLVAGYFYGKGEPVEEPAAMPTSPKTSDSTPPLNPEEAS